In Solenopsis invicta isolate M01_SB chromosome 13, UNIL_Sinv_3.0, whole genome shotgun sequence, one DNA window encodes the following:
- the LOC120359406 gene encoding cytochrome P450 6j1-like has product MGSLYKMSCLDNSCLSQGIAGTRHRIHLRLSDSGAGVTPLTFRRYVFKMILEELIGAFIIILSIVYIYYKYVIFNFWHKKGVFYIKPIVPIGNILPLVTGKTQVGVFFQDAYQKYKEHRCFGMYAFFKQNLVITDLDLMRTVLSKGIQ; this is encoded by the exons ATGGGTTCATTATATAAGATGTCATGTCTTGACAACTCGTGTTTGTCACAAGGGATAGCGGGGACGCGACATCGAATCCATCTACGTCTTTCCGACTCTGGAGCAGGCGTAACTCCGTTGACATTCCGACGTTACGT ATTTAAGATGATACTTGAGGAATTAATCGGGGCTTTCATCATTATCCTAAGCattgtatacatttattataaatatgtaatatttaatttttggcaCAAGAAAGGGGTTTTTTATATCAAACCCATTGTACCAATTGGAAATATATTACCTCTCGTAACTGGAAAAACGCAAGTAG GAGTATTCTTCCAAGATGCCTACCAAAAATATAAGGAACATCGCTGTTTCGGaatgtatgcattttttaaacagaatttaGTAATCACCGATCTCGACCTTATGCGAACGGTATTGAGTAAAGGAATACAGTAA